The Pygocentrus nattereri isolate fPygNat1 chromosome 17, fPygNat1.pri, whole genome shotgun sequence genome window below encodes:
- the lyrm9 gene encoding LYR motif-containing protein 9, producing MSPLPGAQLVRTPLQLYRYLLRCCKLLPSAAVQKHYRHAVRQSFNSHADEDDPERIRMIIQRSISDADWILDKYTKKK from the exons ATGAGCCCCCTGCCGGGAGCGCAGCTGGTCCGGACTCCGCTGCAGCTGTACCGCTACCTGCTGCGCTGCTGTAAACTCCTGCCCTCAGCGGCCGTGCAGAAACACTACAGACACGCAGTGAGGCAG AGTTTTAACAGCCATGCAGATGAGGACGACCCGGAAAGAATCCGTATGATTATCCAAAGGTCTATTTCTGATGCTGACTGGATATTAGATAAG TATACCAAAAAGAAATGA